The proteins below come from a single Holdemania massiliensis genomic window:
- a CDS encoding helix-turn-helix domain-containing protein has product MESYALFLADHPVDQSILETVLTENLGAPYELYLTEAGRGVISSEADLKTLFDSLLPILSDDLHQPLTILITHRSDTLSEAALNFCHRHKKGRCLMLAEAVILAYLNREPKLTTLAEHYFDDVSFEAMATAKAFVSTGLNASRVAQKLYLHRNTVNYRLQKFIEQSGLDIRDYHNAQLLYFCTLIKENAVR; this is encoded by the coding sequence ATGGAAAGCTATGCTTTATTTTTAGCGGATCATCCGGTCGATCAGTCGATTCTGGAAACCGTTTTGACCGAAAATCTCGGCGCTCCGTATGAGCTGTATTTGACGGAAGCCGGACGTGGGGTGATCAGCAGTGAAGCGGATCTAAAAACATTGTTTGATTCACTGCTTCCGATCTTAAGCGATGATCTGCATCAGCCGCTCACAATCCTCATCACGCATCGCTCAGATACCCTTTCCGAGGCTGCACTGAACTTCTGTCACCGACATAAAAAAGGCCGCTGTCTGATGTTGGCGGAGGCGGTGATCCTGGCTTATCTGAACCGTGAACCAAAGCTGACCACTTTGGCTGAGCATTATTTCGACGATGTCAGCTTTGAAGCGATGGCGACCGCCAAAGCGTTTGTCAGCACCGGTCTGAATGCCAGCCGGGTTGCCCAGAAGTTGTATCTGCACCGCAATACCGTCAATTATCGGCTGCAGAAATTTATTGAACAATCCGGTCTGGATATCCGCGATTATCACAACGCTCAGCTGCTTTACTTCTGCACACTGATCAAGGAAAACGCCGTTCGCTGA
- a CDS encoding ABC transporter ATP-binding protein: MANLQLKNVNKIYDNKVQAVFDFNLDIEDKEFIVFVGPSGCGKSTTLRMIAGLEEITSGELYIDGQKMNDVLPKDRDIAMVFQSYALYPHMTVYDNMAFGLKLKKMPKEEIDQRVRHAAEILEITPYLKRKPKALSGGQRQRVALGRAIVRNAKVFLMDEPLSNLDAKLRVQMRTEIIKLHESLGATTIYVTHDQTEAMTMASRIVVMKDGYIQQIGSPKMIYNYPANMFVAGFIGSPAMNFLNGVCKEEGKIEIDGRSFNIPEMFKDDLKPYIGKEIVLGIRPEDIHYEGIVAEAFPDTPFDFKVEVCELLGHEFILHGHFGPQELLAKVSSRVDVKAGDEIKLAMDVTKLHFFDQETGIAINH; encoded by the coding sequence ATGGCAAATTTACAATTGAAGAACGTAAACAAGATTTATGACAATAAGGTACAGGCGGTATTTGACTTCAATCTGGATATAGAGGATAAGGAATTTATCGTCTTTGTCGGACCTTCCGGCTGCGGCAAGTCGACGACGCTGCGGATGATCGCCGGTCTGGAAGAAATCACTTCCGGCGAGCTTTACATTGACGGACAGAAGATGAACGACGTGCTGCCGAAGGACCGTGACATCGCGATGGTCTTCCAGTCCTACGCGTTGTATCCGCACATGACAGTGTATGACAACATGGCCTTTGGCCTGAAACTGAAAAAAATGCCGAAAGAAGAAATTGATCAGCGTGTCCGGCATGCGGCGGAAATTCTGGAAATCACGCCGTATCTGAAACGTAAGCCGAAAGCACTGTCCGGCGGCCAGCGCCAGCGTGTTGCCCTAGGCCGCGCCATCGTGCGCAATGCCAAAGTCTTCCTGATGGATGAACCGTTGAGTAATCTGGATGCGAAGCTGCGCGTGCAGATGCGTACGGAAATCATCAAGCTGCATGAAAGCCTGGGGGCCACGACAATTTATGTTACCCATGATCAGACCGAAGCGATGACAATGGCTTCGCGGATTGTCGTCATGAAAGACGGCTATATCCAGCAGATCGGTTCGCCGAAAATGATTTACAACTACCCGGCCAATATGTTTGTCGCGGGCTTCATCGGCTCACCGGCCATGAACTTCTTAAACGGAGTATGCAAAGAAGAAGGCAAAATTGAAATTGACGGCCGCAGCTTCAACATTCCGGAAATGTTCAAGGATGATCTGAAGCCGTATATCGGCAAGGAAATCGTGCTGGGCATCCGTCCGGAAGATATTCATTATGAAGGCATTGTGGCGGAAGCGTTCCCGGACACCCCATTTGACTTCAAAGTGGAAGTCTGTGAACTGCTGGGTCATGAATTTATTCTCCACGGGCATTTTGGACCGCAGGAGCTGTTGGCGAAGGTATCTTCCCGCGTCGATGTCAAGGCTGGGGATGAAATCAAGCTGGCGATGGATGTGACAAAGCTGCATTTCTTTGATCAAGAAACCGGAATTGCGATCAATCATTAG
- a CDS encoding alpha-amylase family glycosyl hydrolase has product MSKRTTAKDRSLSLYQVFVRNYAPSGTFREVEKDLDRIAAMGFDYLYLLPIHPIGVQQRKGDLGSPYAISDYWAINPEYGTLEDFKQLIQAVHDHHMKIMIDIVINHTAYDHPFTQTHPEYYYHKPDGSFGNRVGAWTDILDLDYGCEALREEMINMLCYWAKLGVDGYRCDVASLVPVSFWQQAAEAVAKINPDHFWVAESVEPEFIRALRSEGFEVATDSELYTAFDCLYDYDIYDQFKAAVSEKSSLQPYKQAVRDQQWRYPANFLKLRFLENHDQPRIASYTQDHDKILNWVGYSFFVQGTAFVYAGQEAWNTHQPSLFTKDLVDWTQRDQAYEALIHRLNEIRRMDFMGAHRQFILHDNPQEVLVCEYQCEDSRVFGIFNVRGLEGDLPLATIEGEFVNLIDNQPVIVEKGQLKLSRKPQIFVCSNLSAE; this is encoded by the coding sequence ATGTCAAAGCGAACAACGGCAAAAGACCGCAGCTTGAGTCTGTATCAGGTCTTTGTCCGCAATTATGCTCCATCCGGGACTTTCCGTGAGGTGGAAAAGGATCTGGACCGCATTGCTGCGATGGGGTTTGATTACCTCTACCTGCTTCCGATTCATCCGATCGGTGTCCAACAGCGAAAAGGCGATCTGGGCAGTCCGTATGCGATTTCAGATTACTGGGCGATTAATCCGGAATATGGAACGCTGGAAGACTTCAAACAGCTGATTCAGGCAGTACATGATCATCACATGAAGATCATGATCGACATTGTGATTAATCATACGGCGTATGACCATCCATTTACCCAAACGCATCCGGAATATTATTATCATAAGCCAGATGGCAGCTTTGGCAACCGCGTCGGCGCCTGGACGGATATCCTCGACTTGGATTATGGCTGTGAGGCTCTGCGGGAGGAAATGATCAACATGCTTTGTTACTGGGCAAAGCTGGGCGTCGATGGCTATCGCTGCGACGTGGCCAGTCTGGTGCCGGTTTCGTTCTGGCAGCAGGCGGCAGAAGCAGTGGCGAAGATCAATCCGGATCATTTCTGGGTGGCGGAAAGCGTGGAGCCGGAATTCATCCGCGCCCTGCGTTCAGAAGGTTTTGAGGTGGCAACCGACAGTGAATTATATACGGCGTTTGACTGCTTATATGATTATGACATCTATGATCAGTTCAAAGCGGCGGTATCTGAAAAATCTTCTCTGCAGCCGTATAAGCAGGCTGTCCGTGATCAGCAATGGCGCTATCCGGCTAATTTCCTGAAGCTGCGGTTTCTGGAAAATCATGATCAGCCGCGGATAGCCAGTTATACGCAGGATCACGATAAAATCCTGAACTGGGTGGGGTATTCGTTCTTTGTGCAGGGCACAGCGTTTGTCTATGCCGGACAGGAAGCCTGGAATACGCATCAGCCAAGCTTGTTTACGAAGGATCTGGTCGACTGGACACAGCGGGATCAGGCTTATGAAGCCCTGATCCACCGTCTGAATGAAATTCGCCGGATGGACTTCATGGGTGCGCATCGGCAGTTTATTCTGCATGATAATCCACAGGAAGTCTTGGTTTGCGAATATCAGTGTGAAGACAGCCGGGTTTTTGGCATCTTTAATGTCCGCGGTCTGGAAGGGGATCTTCCATTGGCGACAATTGAAGGTGAATTTGTCAATCTGATCGACAATCAGCCGGTGATCGTTGAAAAGGGTCAGCTGAAGCTGAGCCGGAAGCCGCAGATCTTTGTGTGCTCCAATCTCTCGGCGGAATAA
- a CDS encoding helix-turn-helix domain-containing protein translates to MNKLPEKLTQLRKYNGLSQQAAAEKAEVSVLDYMAWENGGAIPDIDHLILLAEAFHISLDEMIRNEVPVLPEKDVHETLDIPFMKKPEEEYPTPEIKIEEPIPPQPDLGQTRVIPAVKDLEKTKPLRVVKEPEAQPHSTAGAGTNRPQPQTMKSKKNNQTKLIGAAAGLGLVVLLLILVFNSLGGGKKEEVTNIMTAENRIAAGSEFTLVLNTDGTVKGQGSNDEGQINVGSWANITSIKAGAQHSVGLKKNGTVVAAGSSRQKQTEVAEWSGITAIAAGDHHTLGLKKDGTVVCTGDNSDKQCEVSEWKDVAKIAAGANISVGITQEGKVLIAGSQADVSTLSGVQNVVISGDTLLILTKNGSLDCIEGKTGVCPAKTPSKITMAAASSEHLLMLSSDGTVSAEGDKEYGRLEVGEWKDVIAIAAGKNHSVGLLKNGSLVAAGDNSRGQSEMNGGSEEEKQLEAVKNIKITQDGDQIKISWDKVTDADYYEVSAALKKEYSAKVDGTSVSLNGNLFEDGKQVTFSIVANSRENNIKPSEPATQVFNYFAPTATPSVTLASVANVKISQDANNVRISWDAVDNADYYEVSVTNQSGYHEKVSGTSVTLPNSSFEDGKQVTITIVAGSNSTLYENSVESVTNYNYIAPTPIPTPELTPVPTPELTPEPTPSETTEPSTTPEGEGEGGDSLPESEGNHGNE, encoded by the coding sequence ATGAATAAGCTGCCTGAGAAATTAACACAGCTGAGAAAATATAACGGCTTATCTCAACAAGCCGCAGCCGAGAAAGCCGAGGTTTCGGTTCTGGATTATATGGCCTGGGAAAATGGGGGAGCGATTCCTGACATTGATCATTTGATTTTGTTGGCGGAGGCTTTCCACATCAGTTTGGATGAGATGATCCGCAATGAGGTGCCGGTATTGCCGGAGAAGGATGTCCATGAAACGTTGGATATTCCCTTTATGAAAAAGCCGGAGGAAGAATATCCGACGCCTGAGATCAAGATCGAGGAGCCAATCCCGCCGCAGCCGGATTTGGGACAGACCCGGGTGATTCCAGCTGTGAAGGATTTGGAAAAAACCAAACCGCTGAGGGTGGTGAAGGAGCCGGAAGCTCAGCCACATTCGACAGCGGGAGCAGGCACGAATCGGCCGCAGCCGCAGACGATGAAGTCCAAAAAGAACAATCAGACCAAGCTGATCGGGGCGGCGGCTGGCCTGGGACTCGTCGTGCTGCTTCTCATCCTGGTTTTCAACAGCTTGGGCGGCGGGAAAAAAGAGGAAGTAACCAACATCATGACTGCAGAGAACCGCATTGCGGCCGGCAGTGAATTTACCCTTGTTTTAAATACCGATGGAACCGTCAAAGGCCAGGGAAGCAATGACGAGGGTCAGATCAACGTTGGCAGCTGGGCCAATATCACTTCGATCAAAGCCGGAGCGCAGCACAGCGTCGGCTTAAAGAAAAACGGAACGGTTGTCGCAGCCGGCAGTTCCCGGCAGAAGCAGACAGAGGTTGCCGAGTGGAGCGGGATCACAGCGATTGCGGCGGGGGATCATCATACCTTGGGTTTAAAGAAGGACGGCACAGTCGTCTGTACCGGCGACAACAGCGATAAGCAGTGTGAAGTTTCCGAATGGAAAGACGTCGCTAAAATTGCCGCCGGAGCCAACATCAGCGTTGGAATTACCCAGGAAGGGAAAGTGCTGATTGCCGGCAGTCAGGCTGATGTTTCCACGCTCAGCGGCGTTCAGAATGTTGTCATCAGTGGGGATACGCTGTTAATTCTGACCAAGAACGGCAGTCTGGACTGCATCGAAGGCAAAACCGGCGTCTGTCCGGCTAAAACGCCATCTAAGATTACAATGGCGGCGGCTTCATCTGAGCATCTGTTGATGCTCAGCAGCGACGGCACAGTGAGTGCCGAGGGCGACAAGGAATATGGCCGGCTGGAAGTCGGAGAGTGGAAAGATGTGATCGCAATTGCGGCGGGCAAGAACCATTCCGTTGGCTTACTGAAAAACGGCAGTCTGGTTGCGGCCGGCGACAACAGCCGTGGTCAAAGTGAAATGAACGGCGGCAGTGAAGAAGAAAAACAGCTGGAAGCCGTGAAGAATATCAAGATTACCCAGGATGGAGATCAGATCAAAATCAGCTGGGATAAAGTGACGGATGCGGATTACTATGAGGTATCCGCGGCCTTGAAAAAGGAATATTCCGCCAAAGTGGACGGGACTTCCGTATCCTTAAACGGGAACTTGTTTGAGGATGGCAAGCAGGTGACGTTCAGCATTGTTGCCAACTCACGGGAAAACAACATCAAACCGTCAGAACCGGCAACACAGGTCTTTAACTATTTTGCACCGACCGCAACGCCATCGGTTACACTGGCTTCAGTAGCTAACGTCAAGATCAGCCAGGATGCCAACAATGTCCGGATCAGCTGGGATGCTGTGGACAACGCCGATTATTATGAAGTCAGCGTGACCAACCAGAGCGGCTATCACGAAAAGGTCAGCGGCACTTCCGTCACGCTCCCGAACAGTTCTTTTGAAGACGGCAAGCAGGTGACGATTACGATTGTGGCCGGATCAAACAGTACACTGTATGAGAACTCCGTGGAGTCCGTCACCAATTACAATTATATTGCCCCGACACCGATTCCAACTCCGGAACTGACGCCGGTTCCGACGCCGGAACTCACGCCAGAGCCAACCCCATCGGAAACAACGGAACCTTCCACAACACCGGAGGGTGAAGGGGAAGGCGGAGATTCACTGCCGGAAAGCGAGGGAAATCATGGAAACGAATAA
- a CDS encoding DUF4339 domain-containing protein, whose product METNNRWYVRRKDGKKDGSFSDNELAALIRKGIVEPEDEIWTMKMADWMALKDSIYSFYLPQEEKPFVLEDTDVELELDVHSDSDILL is encoded by the coding sequence ATGGAAACGAATAATCGCTGGTATGTACGCCGAAAAGACGGCAAAAAGGACGGCAGTTTCTCGGACAATGAATTAGCCGCTCTGATCCGCAAAGGGATTGTTGAGCCAGAGGATGAAATCTGGACGATGAAGATGGCCGACTGGATGGCTTTGAAAGATTCCATTTACAGCTTCTATCTGCCGCAGGAAGAAAAACCATTTGTCTTAGAAGACACGGATGTTGAACTGGAGCTGGATGTCCATTCAGATTCAGATATTCTGTTATAA
- a CDS encoding response regulator transcription factor — protein sequence MMINILVVEDDPKLNQIVCKYLTQNGFHAQGCLNANAAYDAMYNQLFELIISDIMMPEIDGFEFARTVRELNRTIPILFMSAKDDLPSKQKGFQLGIDDYMVKPIDLDELILRVRALLRRANIEMDRKIIVGNLVLDADAISAEVDGEEVPLTTREFNLIYKLLSYPKKTFSRAQLMDEFWESDSDASLRAVDVYVTKLRDKLSACDGFKIVTVRGLGYKAVLQ from the coding sequence ATGATGATCAATATCTTGGTCGTAGAAGATGATCCAAAGTTAAATCAGATTGTCTGTAAGTATCTGACGCAGAATGGTTTTCATGCTCAAGGCTGCCTGAATGCGAATGCGGCTTACGATGCAATGTATAACCAGCTGTTTGAGCTGATTATTTCTGATATTATGATGCCTGAGATTGATGGGTTTGAGTTTGCCCGAACCGTACGGGAGTTAAATCGAACCATTCCGATTTTGTTCATGTCGGCAAAGGATGATCTGCCTTCCAAACAAAAAGGATTTCAGCTGGGGATTGATGATTACATGGTAAAACCCATTGATCTGGACGAACTGATTCTTCGGGTAAGAGCGCTGCTGCGGCGGGCCAATATTGAGATGGACAGAAAGATCATCGTAGGCAATCTCGTTTTGGATGCCGATGCGATCAGTGCGGAAGTTGACGGCGAGGAAGTCCCGCTGACCACACGGGAATTTAATCTGATTTATAAGCTGCTTTCTTATCCCAAAAAGACATTTTCCCGTGCCCAGCTGATGGATGAGTTCTGGGAATCAGACAGTGATGCGAGTTTGCGGGCTGTGGACGTGTATGTAACCAAACTGCGGGATAAATTATCAGCGTGCGATGGTTTCAAGATCGTAACCGTCAGAGGTTTAGGGTACAAGGCGGTGCTG